The following proteins come from a genomic window of Heyndrickxia acidicola:
- a CDS encoding SDR family NAD(P)-dependent oxidoreductase: MKYTVITGASSGIGYEAALAFAARGKNLIITARRKDLLEELKAKVAQINSELDVVIRETDLSSAKNTHTFYDSVKDYQIETWINNAGFGNFASIGEQNLNKIETMLHLNIEALTILSSLYVRDYSSVEGTQIINVSSGGGYTIVADAVTYCATKFYVSAFTEGLAQELKAQGAPLQAKVLAPAATETEFAKRSFELEDFKYEGTVPQFHTAKEMAQFMLDLYDSEKVVGIVDGITYKFELKDPIYPYVSRTTK; encoded by the coding sequence ATGAAATATACCGTAATTACAGGTGCAAGTTCAGGTATTGGTTATGAAGCGGCGCTTGCATTTGCTGCCAGAGGAAAAAACTTAATTATCACTGCCCGCAGAAAAGATCTGTTAGAAGAATTGAAAGCCAAAGTAGCACAAATAAATTCTGAATTAGATGTTGTAATACGGGAAACGGATCTTTCTTCAGCAAAAAATACACATACCTTTTATGATAGTGTAAAGGACTACCAAATTGAAACATGGATAAACAATGCTGGATTTGGCAATTTCGCCTCTATTGGAGAACAAAACTTGAACAAAATAGAGACGATGCTCCATCTTAACATTGAAGCTTTAACTATTCTATCTTCCCTCTATGTGCGTGACTATTCCAGCGTTGAAGGAACACAAATCATTAATGTCTCATCCGGTGGAGGATATACCATTGTAGCTGACGCTGTTACCTATTGTGCAACAAAATTCTATGTCAGTGCTTTTACTGAGGGACTTGCACAAGAACTGAAAGCACAAGGTGCACCTCTGCAAGCCAAGGTATTGGCTCCAGCCGCAACGGAAACAGAGTTTGCCAAGCGTTCATTTGAGCTGGAAGATTTTAAATATGAGGGTACTGTACCTCAATTCCACACAGCTAAAGAGATGGCACAGTTTATGCTTGACCTTTATGATAGTGAGAAAGTGGTCGGGATTGTGGATGGAATTACGTATAAGTTTGAGCTTAAAGACCCTATCTATCCTTATGTGAGCAGAACGACTAAATAG
- a CDS encoding DUF3231 family protein: MNKKNPLSASEVGTLWLTYLEKTLILRILEYFIAKSDEEQPKNIMGGLWQELDYYIKKIEEVFKGEGAAIPVGFSKTDVNTEAPALYGNGFDIMLVRILKEISMGMYTINMNMAYRDDVMEIYEGLTSITQKIYKLSTLYLLGKGILTSPPKVTLTKHNEYVESKAYLSGFNLFKENRALNDIELGYLHHGIETNNVGMQLITGFAQCAKNKEVKKYFLRGKELAKKQIKIFEELLIKSDIQSTASTGSTVTTSTIAPFSEKLMMFCVYILNGFGIVGTSFGTIFSLRSDLSMQSALLAKDIYFYAQDGIKLMIKNGWLEEPPHMEDRHQIINGKSDQ, from the coding sequence TTGAATAAGAAAAATCCCTTAAGTGCATCAGAGGTTGGAACGCTTTGGCTTACCTATTTGGAAAAAACACTCATCCTTCGAATATTGGAATATTTTATTGCAAAATCTGATGAGGAGCAACCAAAAAATATTATGGGCGGTCTTTGGCAGGAACTGGATTATTATATAAAAAAAATAGAAGAGGTTTTCAAGGGAGAAGGCGCTGCCATTCCTGTTGGATTTTCAAAGACAGATGTAAATACCGAAGCCCCCGCTTTATACGGAAACGGCTTTGATATTATGCTGGTCCGGATTCTAAAAGAGATAAGCATGGGAATGTACACCATTAACATGAATATGGCTTACCGTGATGATGTCATGGAAATTTATGAGGGGCTGACTTCCATCACTCAAAAAATCTATAAACTATCGACTCTTTATTTGTTAGGGAAAGGCATTCTTACCAGCCCCCCAAAAGTGACTCTGACAAAACATAATGAGTATGTAGAAAGTAAGGCCTATTTAAGTGGTTTTAATCTTTTCAAGGAAAATAGAGCTTTGAATGACATTGAGCTTGGATATCTTCATCATGGCATTGAAACCAATAATGTAGGAATGCAGCTCATTACAGGCTTTGCCCAGTGTGCAAAGAATAAAGAAGTAAAAAAATATTTCCTTAGAGGAAAAGAATTGGCAAAGAAGCAAATTAAAATTTTTGAGGAACTTCTTATAAAAAGCGATATTCAGTCTACAGCTTCTACAGGGAGCACTGTCACTACATCAACAATCGCACCTTTTTCGGAAAAACTAATGATGTTCTGTGTCTATATTCTGAACGGCTTTGGAATTGTAGGGACAAGCTTCGGGACCATTTTTAGTTTACGGAGCGATCTATCAATGCAATCGGCATTATTAGCGAAGGATATTTATTTTTATGCCCAGGATGGAATAAAGCTTATGATTAAAAATGGATGGCTGGAAGAACCGCCTCATATGGAGGACCGTCATCAGATCATTAATGGTAAGTCTGATCAATAA
- a CDS encoding GNAT family N-acetyltransferase — MFIRELTPEDAAGFAEVMKKVESTSDFMMMEPGERTVTPEKQRALLEAMAIQHNSAIFGAENEDGEIIGYLIAKGGNVRKKKHEAYIIIGILEEYRGCGAGTKLFHHLEQWAMEHHISRLELTVVTENQAGVALYKKMGFELEGEKRHSLFSGGRFFNEYYYAKLLPLSDGLRVHK; from the coding sequence ATGTTCATTAGAGAGCTGACACCGGAAGATGCAGCAGGCTTCGCAGAGGTAATGAAAAAAGTGGAAAGCACATCTGATTTTATGATGATGGAACCAGGGGAGAGAACTGTAACACCAGAAAAACAAAGAGCTCTGCTGGAAGCCATGGCGATTCAACATAACTCAGCTATATTTGGTGCAGAAAATGAAGATGGAGAGATCATTGGGTATTTAATTGCAAAAGGGGGAAATGTGAGGAAAAAGAAACATGAAGCCTATATTATCATTGGGATTTTGGAGGAATATAGAGGTTGCGGAGCAGGGACAAAGCTCTTCCATCATTTGGAACAATGGGCGATGGAACATCATATTTCCAGGCTCGAATTAACCGTTGTAACGGAAAACCAAGCTGGAGTTGCCTTATATAAAAAGATGGGGTTTGAATTGGAAGGAGAAAAACGACACTCTCTTTTCTCTGGAGGCAGATTTTTTAACGAGTATTATTATGCTAAACTATTGCCTCTTTCAGATGGGTTGAGAGTCCATAAATGA
- a CDS encoding MFS transporter: MTENTAGVKPGMGDLLKNRVVLVIMLSSLFLQIGIWVRNYSILLFVVDKTHQNPVAVSLISVAEFVPIFLFSFIGGTFADRWLPKRTMVWCDLLSAVSIFVVLLALMFGSWKVIFFATLVSSILSQFSQPSGMKLFKLHVPEELVQLGMSLYQTIFALFMILGPILGTFVYQHFGIKTAIAIMGIAFICSAAVLLMLPPDRKLEGPASKTTLMEEMKNGFLYVKDSKSLTLLGACFLVAGLAIGLTQPLGVFLITQQLGLPKEMLQWLMAAFGIGMILGGGLTLAVAKKAAPQLLLAMGLAASAIGFITMGMSTVLWLTLLAQFISGLFMPCIQIGINTMILQNTEEAFIGRVNGILNPLFMGAMVVTMSIAGWLKSLTTITLIYELAAILLIIGILTLVPLIKSVKIKRATRKEA, from the coding sequence ATGACTGAAAATACAGCTGGTGTGAAACCGGGAATGGGTGATCTGCTAAAAAATCGCGTAGTGCTGGTCATCATGCTATCTTCCCTCTTTCTCCAAATTGGGATATGGGTAAGGAACTATTCCATTTTATTGTTTGTTGTGGATAAAACCCATCAAAATCCGGTTGCCGTTTCATTGATTTCAGTAGCTGAATTTGTGCCAATCTTTTTGTTTTCTTTTATTGGCGGAACTTTTGCCGATCGATGGCTTCCCAAACGGACTATGGTGTGGTGTGATTTGTTAAGCGCTGTTTCGATCTTTGTTGTACTTTTGGCTTTGATGTTCGGCAGCTGGAAAGTGATTTTCTTTGCCACTCTGGTCTCTTCCATTCTTTCACAGTTTTCACAGCCTTCCGGAATGAAGCTGTTCAAGCTGCATGTTCCGGAAGAGCTTGTTCAGCTGGGAATGTCTTTGTATCAGACTATTTTTGCACTCTTTATGATCTTAGGACCCATCCTTGGTACATTTGTGTATCAGCATTTTGGAATTAAAACCGCTATTGCCATTATGGGGATTGCCTTTATATGCTCTGCGGCTGTATTGCTTATGCTCCCTCCGGATCGAAAGCTCGAAGGACCAGCCAGCAAGACAACTCTTATGGAAGAAATGAAAAACGGATTCCTTTATGTAAAAGATAGCAAATCCCTCACCCTTCTCGGTGCATGCTTTCTTGTAGCCGGCCTGGCAATCGGCCTCACTCAGCCTCTTGGTGTATTTCTAATTACACAACAGTTAGGACTGCCAAAGGAAATGCTCCAATGGCTGATGGCGGCTTTTGGAATTGGCATGATCCTTGGAGGTGGATTGACTCTAGCTGTTGCCAAAAAGGCTGCTCCTCAGCTATTGCTTGCAATGGGATTAGCCGCCAGTGCCATTGGGTTCATTACGATGGGCATGTCCACCGTTTTATGGCTCACTCTTCTTGCTCAATTTATCTCCGGTCTCTTTATGCCATGCATTCAGATTGGAATAAATACCATGATCCTGCAAAATACCGAAGAAGCCTTTATTGGACGGGTAAATGGGATATTAAATCCGCTTTTTATGGGAGCAATGGTCGTAACCATGTCCATTGCAGGCTGGCTAAAGTCCCTTACAACCATCACACTAATTTATGAACTTGCAGCGATACTGCTCATCATCGGCATCCTTACGCTGGTTCCATTAATAAAATCGGTAAAAATAAAGCGAGCGACAAGGAAAGAAGCTTAA
- a CDS encoding secondary thiamine-phosphate synthase enzyme YjbQ, producing the protein MLKKVALKTAQHDQMIDVTDDVQRFIFENNVREGAVVVYCPHTTAGITINENADPDVKRDMIRRFDEVYPWNHDLDRHMEGNTAAHMKASTVGASQHIIIEDGRLLLGTWQGIYFCEFDGPRNRTYYIKIL; encoded by the coding sequence ATGCTTAAAAAAGTTGCGTTAAAAACCGCCCAGCATGATCAAATGATTGATGTAACAGATGATGTTCAACGCTTTATATTCGAGAATAATGTCAGGGAAGGTGCTGTCGTTGTTTATTGCCCTCATACAACTGCCGGAATTACCATCAACGAAAATGCCGATCCCGATGTTAAAAGAGATATGATTCGCCGCTTTGATGAAGTATACCCTTGGAACCACGACCTTGACAGACATATGGAAGGCAATACTGCTGCCCATATGAAGGCAAGTACAGTAGGCGCTTCACAGCATATTATTATAGAAGACGGCCGCCTGCTTCTTGGAACCTGGCAGGGGATTTACTTTTGCGAGTTCGATGGTCCAAGAAATCGGACATATTATATTAAAATCCTTTAA
- a CDS encoding zinc-dependent alcohol dehydrogenase, with protein MKAVTFQGVKNMEVKEVEDPKLEKNDDIIVRITSTAICGSDLHIYQGALPAEKDYVIGHEPMGIVEEIGPEVTKVKKGDRVVLPFNIACGHCFYCQHDMESQCDHSNRNPHIDTGGYFGFTERYGSYLGGQAEYLRVPYGNFTPFVIPESCELEDEALLFMSDVLPTAYWSVENAGVKEGDTVAVLGSGPIGLMVQKFAWMKGAKRVIAIDHLSYRLDHAKRMNNVEAFNFAEFDNMGAHLKEITGGGADIVIDCVGMDGKKSAIEAIEQKLKLQGGTLSAIQIATNAVRKFGTIQLTGVYGSMYNMFPLGNLFERNITMKMGQAPVIHYMPMLFDKISNGEFDPTEIISHRIPLEQASEAYKIFNDREDECIKVVLKP; from the coding sequence ATGAAGGCTGTTACCTTTCAAGGTGTTAAGAACATGGAAGTAAAAGAGGTCGAAGATCCAAAGCTGGAAAAGAATGATGATATCATTGTTCGCATAACGTCAACCGCTATCTGCGGATCGGATCTTCATATTTACCAAGGGGCACTGCCTGCAGAAAAGGATTATGTCATTGGGCATGAGCCTATGGGCATTGTGGAAGAGATAGGACCTGAAGTGACGAAGGTAAAAAAAGGTGACAGAGTGGTACTGCCTTTTAATATTGCCTGTGGACATTGTTTTTACTGCCAGCATGACATGGAAAGCCAATGTGATCATTCCAATAGGAATCCCCATATTGATACAGGCGGTTATTTTGGGTTTACAGAGAGATATGGAAGCTATTTAGGCGGACAAGCTGAATATTTACGGGTTCCATATGGGAATTTTACTCCCTTTGTTATTCCTGAATCCTGTGAATTAGAGGATGAAGCCCTATTATTTATGTCTGATGTATTACCAACTGCTTATTGGAGTGTGGAGAACGCGGGGGTAAAAGAAGGAGATACCGTTGCAGTTCTCGGCTCAGGTCCTATCGGTCTAATGGTTCAAAAATTCGCTTGGATGAAAGGGGCGAAACGGGTCATTGCTATTGATCATCTCTCCTACAGACTAGACCATGCAAAAAGAATGAATAATGTTGAGGCGTTCAATTTTGCTGAGTTTGACAATATGGGTGCCCATTTAAAAGAAATTACGGGCGGCGGAGCAGATATTGTCATTGACTGCGTAGGAATGGATGGGAAGAAGTCAGCCATTGAAGCAATAGAACAAAAGCTGAAGCTGCAGGGCGGGACACTGAGTGCTATTCAAATTGCCACCAATGCAGTCCGTAAATTTGGGACAATTCAGCTGACAGGAGTATATGGCTCAATGTACAATATGTTCCCATTAGGAAACCTTTTTGAACGAAACATAACAATGAAGATGGGACAGGCACCGGTTATTCACTATATGCCCATGCTGTTTGATAAGATTTCAAACGGAGAATTTGATCCTACTGAAATTATTTCACACCGTATTCCATTAGAGCAGGCAAGCGAAGCATATAAAATATTCAACGACAGGGAAGACGAATGTATTAAGGTAGTCTTAAAGCCATAA
- a CDS encoding GNAT family N-acetyltransferase, whose translation MTELSLKIIDKSNWEEAIQLSVKEEQKKFIASNLYTIAEVQFLDHFYVKGIYLQDKMIGLTMYGIDAYDYNYWIYRLMIDKHFQGSGLGRHAIKLIIEEIRQTNDANIPLIMIGCNPENTAAKHAYKKAGFVESHIAPWGEQLATFSL comes from the coding sequence TTGACGGAATTATCTTTAAAAATTATTGATAAAAGCAATTGGGAGGAAGCTATTCAATTATCAGTAAAAGAAGAGCAAAAAAAATTTATTGCATCTAATCTTTACACGATTGCAGAGGTGCAATTTCTTGATCATTTTTATGTAAAAGGGATTTACCTGCAGGATAAAATGATTGGACTTACAATGTATGGTATAGATGCTTATGATTATAATTATTGGATTTATAGATTAATGATTGATAAACATTTTCAAGGGAGTGGATTAGGTAGACATGCAATAAAATTAATTATTGAAGAGATAAGACAGACAAATGACGCAAACATTCCCCTTATTATGATTGGCTGCAATCCTGAAAATACAGCAGCAAAGCACGCTTACAAAAAAGCAGGATTTGTAGAGAGTCACATCGCACCCTGGGGCGAGCAATTGGCAACATTCAGCTTATAA